The genomic interval CCAGGGTCAGCGACTGCTCCACCAGGGGAATGTCAAACCGCTGGGTGAGAAACGACAGGCCAAAGCCGATCAGCCCGCCGATGCTGATGCCCACGCCGACAAAGACCAGAAAGCGGGCGATCGTCACCGATACATCGAACTGCTCCAGACCCAGGGCAATGCCCAGCACCAGGTTGAAGGCGACCACCGCCACGCCGTCGTTGAACAGGCTCTCGCCCTCCATCACGGTGGTGAGCTTTTTCTCAACCCCCAGCTCGCGAAACAGGGCCACCACCGACACCGGATCGGTGGCCGACAGGCTGGCCCCCACCAGCAGCGCCGTCGCCAGGGACGCCCCGGCAAAGGTCTGTAACCCCCACACCAGGCTGGCCACGCAGATCACCACCCCGACCACGGCATAGAGCACCACGGGCACGGCGTACTGCTTCAGGCTCTTCCAGTTCAGGTTCCAGGCGGCCTCAAACAGCAGCGGCGGCAAAAAGATAAACAAAATCAGCTGGGGCGACAGGTTGATCAGCCGCACGTCCAGCACCGCCAGGCCCAGACCCACCAGCAGCAGCAGCAGGGTGTAGGGAATGTTGCGCAGCAGGCTAAACACCCGCGACAGGGTGGCTACCCCCAGCGACACCGACAGCACCAGACAAAACTGGCGCAGATGCTCCTCAATCGCAGGATCCTCCAGCACCAGGGAGGGATCTTCAAGCAGGGGTTCGACGGTCAGGAGAAAATCCATAGAATGCGGGCCTAACTTCTGGGACGCAACAGTTAAAGCTGATTTTTGACCACGAATGCCCAGTCTAGCTGAGATCTAACAGTGATTTAAGACCATCCCTGTCCAGGACTCTAAACGTTCTGTCACCCCCCTGAGCAAGGAGGACAGGGTGGACCTCCCCTGTGTCACGCAATTACAGGCCGCTCATCCAGCCTCACGCCCTGGCTCGAATACTGTCGGCCTGGGACAGCAGCGCCTCGGCAAAGGAAAGCGACTGCTGGTGCGACTCGCCCCCAGCTAATTGGGCCAGCTCTTCGCGGCGATCGCTGGGCGACAGCGGCAGCACCCGCACCACCGTGCGCTCGGCCTCATCGGTCTTAGCGCCCTTCGCCCCAGCGGCTTCCACCACATGCTTGCCAACCCGAAAGTGGGCATCGGCCAGGGCCGCCACCATCGGCTGGTGCGTCACACACAGCACCTGGTGCTGGCGACCGAGCTGGTGGAGCTTCTCGGCGATCGCCTGGGCCACCCGGCCCGACACCCCCACATCGATCTCGTCAAACACCAGCGTGCCCACCGGGTCCACCTGGGAAAAGCAGGCCTTCAGCGCCAGTAAAAAGCGGCTCATTTCGCCGCCCGAGGCCGTTTCGGCCAGGGGCTGCAGGGGCTCGCCGGGGTTGGGGCTAAACAAAAAGCGAATGCCATCGGCCCCGGTGGCGGTGGGGGCGATGGGCTTGAGCTCGACCTCAAACTGCACCCGCTCCATAGCTAGGGGTTTGAGTTCGGTGATTAAGCGGGTTTCGAGCTGTTGGGCCACGTCCTGACGCAGGGTGGTGAGCTGGGAGCAGGCGTCTTCTAGGGCGGCTTGAGTCTTCTCGACCTCGGCTTCTAGGGCCTCGATCGACTGGCCCTCGCCAGAGAGTTCGGCGAGGGATTGGATTACCTCATCACGGTAGGCCACTAGCTCGGGCAGGGATCGGCTAAAGCGGCGGCACAGCCCCTTGAGCTGGCGCATGCGCTCTTCCACTTCCTCCAGCCGCTCGGGGTCGGCCTCCACGCTGGCCCCGTAGGCGTTGATGGCGCGCCCGGCCTCTTCGACCTGGGTAAGGGCTTCGCTGACCAGGGCCAGCATGGGGGTAATGGCGCTGTCGTAGCGCTCCATGTCGATCAGAATGGCCTCAGCCTGGCCCAGCAGGTCGGAGCAGGCGCTGCCGCTGTCGCTCTCGTAGAGAATTTGGTAGGCCTGGTAGCTGTTTTGCTGCAGGTCAACGCTGTGGTTGAGGCGATCGTGCTCCTGGGCGAGCTTGTCGAGTTCGTCGGGGTCGTCGAGCTGGGCCTGCTCCAGGTCGTGGCGGTGCATTTGCAGCAGCTCCAGCTGGTCGCGGCGCTGCTGGTCGGCCTTGCGGCGGGCGTCGAGCTTGCGTTTGGCCTGGGTGGCGGCCTCGTAGGCCGTCGCTACCCGCTGGCGCTGGGCCACCAGGGGGGCACCGCCAAAGCCGTCGAGCCACTCCCGCTGGCGATCGCCGGAGCCGAGCAATACCGTTTGCCCCTGGGCGGTGATTTCGACCAGCTTTTGGCGCAGCCCTTCGAGCTGGGGCCGAGTGGCGGGGCTGCCGTTGAGAAACGAGCGACTACGGAGGGTTTTGCCGAGGGTGAGTTCGCGGCGCAGCACCAGGGCACCGTCGGCGGGGGGAAGGTCTTGCTCGGCCAGCCAGGTGTGGATGTCGCTGGGTACGTCGAAGGTGGCTTCGACCAGGGCTTTTTGGCTGCCGGAGCGCACCAGGCGCTGGTTGGCCTTGCCGCCCAGCACGGCGTCGATGGCGTCGAGAATGATCGATTTACCGGCTCCGGTTTCGCCCGTGAGCACGTTGAGCCCGGCCTCAAGCCGCAGATCGAGCTGGTCGATCAGCGCAAAGTTCTCGATGTGCAGGGCCGTTAGCATGGGGGCAGCATGTTAGTACCCACGTATTTTACTGGGAAGCCCCCTGGATACGCTGCTGAAATGGGTAAGATTTTAGCTAGCTCGCCGTTTTGCAGGAAAACATCAGGGAATGCCAAGATATTGCGATCCCTGTGATGCGCTTTTAATCTCGGTATTTATCAGGTAGGGCAACTATGGCACTTGCGTTATTTGACTCGGTGGCAACGTTACAGCCTATTGATGTGGCTCGGCTGACGCTGGTGGAGCCAGTTGAGAGGGCTGGTGAGCAGCTGGCGCGGGGGCAGGTGGGTACGGTGGTAGATGTGGTTGACCAGGATGAGAGCAAGCAATATTTGGTGGAGTTTGCTGACCTGGAAGGGCGCTAATATGCAATGGCATATTTGATGGAGTCAGAACTGCTGCCGCTACACTATCAGTTTACTCATGCCACACCCGCCGAACTGGATACAAATCAAATTTCTCGTCACGACTCACAATGTCCAGTGAGTAATCTATTGCCTGAGCTACCAAAATCCGGTCAAATGGATCTCGATGATCTTTGGTAAGTGGTAAATCCAAATATTGTTTCAGGCTCTCGATCTCGATTGGAATGATTTCGGCTTGAAGGACTGCGATTCGCTCCAACAAGCTCTCAAAAGAGTAATCAAGCTGGAGTTTGCCAACATTAACTTTGACAACAATCTCCCAAAGGCTTGCCACACTGAAGAACAGATCCGATTTGGCATCAACGATCGCTTTAGCCCTTGGACTTAAGCTAGGATTCTTTGATGCGTACCAAAGAACAACATGGGTATCGAGCAAAAACGCCATGTTACATGTAATCCTTTAAGTCTTCCAAAGGTTCATCAAAATCATCGGACATTGTGATTTTTCCGGCTAAGCTGCCGTAGCCGTACTTTTTTTCAAGGGCCGCTTTCTGTTCATCATCAAGCAATTCCATCGGCGCATTGAAGTCCTTTGGTAGCGGCAACTTAAAGGTGCCTTTCAAAATTCCCGATCGCCGCTTCTTGGGTTGCTCTGTTGTATGAGCACGGGAGTACTTTTCGTTGAGGTACCTGGCATAATGCAAAACCTCTTGCTGAAGAGATTCCGGCATCTGAGTAAGGGTTTCTAACAGCTCTACACTAACAGTCATTGATTATGCCTCCTGCGCTTTTGCTAAAAATATGACAGTGATTCCGGTTTGAATGCCAAAGACATTATTCTTAGTGCCAGAGATTTTAGGATTATTTCTCATAGTTCCATCATGCCTCGCCTTGATGCTCTACGGTGGCGGGCATTTGGTGGATGATGTGCATAGTTTCGACGCTGACGGTGCAGACCCGCTGGAGCAGGTCGATGACGTGCTCTTTGTAGTCGGCGAAGCGGTAGGTGTTGAAGAGTTCGCGGATGGTGGGGTCTTTGGGTGTCTTTTCTTTGTACTGGTCGAGTATCCACTCTAGGGCGGAGCGGTTGCCAAGTTTGTAGTCCCAGGCAACGGCGGGCACTCCGGTTAGGGTGGTGTCGGTATCGAGGATGATGTGGCCGTTGGTTTTGTCGGCTTTGAGTTTGGGTTTGGGCGTTTTCTTTGGTTTGGCGGGGGCATCGTTGGGGATTAACGATGTCTGTAGGGGCGCATCGTTTTGTACTTCTGGGCTAGATTGGTCAATACGTTTTAGACCGAAGGGTTCGGCGGTTTCGTAGGTGAGGTGCAGATCCATGAGGGCTTTGCCCCAGGTGGCCCACTGGTGGAAGTCGGGGTAGTAGGGCAGGCGGGGAAATTCGCGCTTGAGGTTGAGTTCGTATTTGGTGCGGTAGGCGGGATGGTGGAGAACGGCGTAGGTGTAGTGGAAGATGTGGAGTTTGGTGATGGTGGGGTCGTTGTAGTGAGTTTGAAATTGGGTTAAGCCCCAGTCGGTGATGTTGTCGATGCGAGTGCCGTTTTCGTCATAGCGGTAGAGGGGGAGGCATTGAGTACTTCCATTACCGAATTTCAACGTCGCCTGATCGAGCAATGTATTTGTAGCCAAACTTGCGAAATTAGGATTGCCAATATTGATGCCTATGACCAAGTTTTCAGACTTAAAATCTTCTCCAAGGATTTCATAATGGTTCTTCGTTAAACGGTGATTGAATAGCTTTTCTGCGTAGTGAAAAATGTCAAAATATGGCCTATAAGTAGAACGTCGGATGAAATTCTGGCTATAGTCGGATTTGACACCTGCTTCAAAATACGAGTCCAGAGAGGAACTCCACTTTATCGATATATCTTTCTTCCTGGCCTCAATGGATGAGTTGTATTTTTCGCTTAGATATTTCGTCTTTCCTGTCAAATTCTCCTTATCTAAGTCATAAACCCAATCATCTCTAGTGGTTTCAAGTCCGCGCGAAAAGAGTACGAAAATCGCTTTATTTGAACTTCCTCCTTTTACATCTTTATCAAGCAGCGGCAAAAAGTCATCAAAATCGTTATCAGTTAAATTCACCCAGTTGTGCTTGCGATCTGGCGTCACATGCTCAAACGGGATTTGCTCCAGACGGGTTTGCTCAAACCACTCCAGCTTTTCTTCCTTCGTCTGCTCATCTTGCAGCGTAAAGTAGTAGATTTTCGCCTTCATACTCAAGATGCCTTCGACTCTGGTTGATACGCAAACACATCGACTGAAATTGACTTGACTGGTTTTGCTTCGTCGTGCAGCATCACCCGAATACGTTCAGTCGTTTCTCGACTAAAGATTTCTTCGCCACAGCGATCGCACACCGTTGCCGGAATCTGTTCAACCAGATAAAAACTTCCATTAATCTGAAAGATTTCATTGACTAGCTCTTGATGAGATTCTTCTGAACCACAGACATGACACTTAAACATTAATCTCTCCTAATTCTGTAATTGATCCATTCCTCTGGATCTGGTTCATACAGTGTAATTATCTTCGTTATGTCTGATTCCATTCGTGAAGTTTGAATGTGTAGAGGGCGATCGCCCGTTGTAAAGCCTAATAGGAGAAAACTGGGGGAATATTTATCATCTGGATAATCCTCAATAACCTCTAATTTACCTCCTGCTTCTCGAATTTCCTGTTCGCTAATGTTGCGTTCGATTGCTCTCTTAAAGGCATGGCGTGTAAATTCAAAATTTCCACTTATTAACTGCTGCTGAACATCCGAAAGGGACTTCATTCAGTTCACCCTTTCCCGCTTTGGACTTTTATTAAAAACATGACAGCGATTCCGGTTTGAATGCCAAAGACGTTGTTCTTGGTGCCAGATATTTTGGGGTTGTTTCTCACATCTGATTGAGTATCGACAATGTAAATGTGGTCGAAGTCTCGCTCAATACACTTGCGAAACCCATCAAAGGTTTTCGAGTCGATGAAAGAGCGATTGGTAATGAACGCGATAATGCCGTTCTTGCCCAGTCGATCTGTCGCCCAGCGAAAGAATCGGGTATACATATCATAGACAACGATCTGATTTTGGGCAGTACCTTCCTTGATGTAGCTGTCTTTGATAGCCTTATCAATACCTTGATAGGGTCGATTGGCGTTGCGCTGGTTAAAGTTATCCTGGTGAGCGTTGTAGGGTGGGTTGCCGATGATGACAGAGATAGTGCGATCGTTCTGATCTTGAATGCGAGAGGTATTTTGCACACTCATGGCAAACAAATCAAACTGATGTCCTTCTGCACTGCAATGGTCGAGCGTATCTACCAGGCAAATATTCTTAAATTCCTCGTACTTACCCATCTTTTGCTGATAGGTAAACTCAATATTCAAGTTCGCAATGTAATAGGGCAAAATTGCCACTTCATTGCAGTGAATCTCATGCTTATACTTATGCTCCAGCTTATCCGGCGGCAAATACTCAATCAGTTCCGTCACATAGGTGCCCGTACCTGTACAGGGGTCCAAAATCTCCACGCCCGGATCGCTCAGCAGCTTGCCAAAATGCTTGTGGGTCAAATAATCAGCACTCTCAATCATGAAGCGCACAATTTCATTGGGCGTGTAGACAATGCCCAGCCGATCTGCCGCTTTGGGGTTGTATGCCTTGTAAAAGTTCTCATACACCGCCTTCAAAAACTTCTGCTTTTCGTGGTGGTTAGCGATATCCGCCGATTTGCGGCGAATCACCGCGTAATAGTGCTCAATGCTTTTGAGGGTGTTTTTGCGAGTTGCCCCGGTAAAAAACGTGTTGATGATTTGGGCGATGCCCTGGGCAATGTTGTTTTCGCGGTGGAACTGCGACTCATGGAATATATTGGTAAAAATATCCTCCGTGAGAATATGCTGAATCAGCATTTCGTGAACATCAAATGCCTCAATTTCGGGGTTAATAGACTGGCGGCACAACTCCAGAAACATATCTCGCTGCTGGCGAAACGCTGTATTTGTATCTTCCTGCTGAGCAATGATGCTACGCAGCGCCTCCAGGATGTAAGGAATATCGTCCCTAAAAGCTTTGATGGCCGCACGAAAATCACGCACCTCGGGCCGTTCGTAGTCGATGAAGGTAGCAATCAGCCCGTCCAGTCCGTCGGCATCGCGCATCGACACCCGCGCCTGCTCTCGTCCATGCTGAATCAGGACAGCAGTTTGAGAGTCTTCAAACAGAATGTTTTCGTCGGGGTAGCCTTTCCCAAACTTCTTCTCAATTTCTTCGTCGAGAACATCGTACTGGTCTTTGCTCTCCCACCAGCCATGCTCTAGCCGAATCGCATCCTTCACGGTGCCATCGGGGTAGACCGTGGTGTTGAACTTAGTTTTGTAGTCCAACTCTGGGATTAGCATGTAGTTGCGCGGCTTGCAGTAGTCGTTTAGCAAGCGCTCGAAGGCATTGCGAATGCTGGTTTCTTTGCGGGAGCCGCCATACTGAATGATTTTGGCCACTTCGGCCTGGTACTGCGTAACGATGAGGCGAGACATGGGGCAACAGGTGAAAGGCCAGCAGGCAGAGGTTTCTTACCTTTTACCTGATCTTCCCCTCAGTGGAGCCGCTGACCCGCCACACTTTCACCCTTTAAACGCATAAATTAACCGAGACAAGAGAATTGAAGCCTCGTCTCGGGGGTGCGATCGCCTCCAACCGTAGGGTGGGCAAAGCCCGCCACCCCACTTATTCACCCACCACCAACCCCGAATATTCAGCGATTCCTTCGGATAGCTTCGCTAACGCGCCAGTGCAAGGTAAGCGGCGTCCACCCGATGGGTTTGGCTTGCAGTAGCAGGGGTGCAAGGTGGGCGGTGCCCACCCTACAGTGGTTTACGGGTCTAGCCTTGGCCTTTCGCGCCGCAGCAGACTAAACACCTCCCCTTGCTCCGGGGTAATCAAAATCCCCGACGGGGGAATCGTCACTAGCTGGCTCCACTCCCGCTGCTCGGCGTACCGGAGCAGGTGCAGGTGGTTGATTGCCCCACGCACCCCCTCCGGCGAACCGATCACCAGATGGCGCAATCGCTCTCGCTCCGGCGGCAGGTCAGGATTGGCAAGCAGCAGCGGGGTCGCCGCACCCGCACGGGCCGACGCTGCCAAAAATGGCAAACACAACATTGGGGTTTCCTCCAAGAAACGGATGGGTAAGGAAACCCAAAACTTGGCCGCTCCCAGACGTAAGCGGTTCGGGGCGGCCAAAGTACCATAATACTCAGCCTCCGAGACAGCGCAACCTGTCGAAGGGGTCAGCTGGTGGTGGGAGGTGCAAGCTCCTGCCACCAGCGTTCGACCAAATTTTGGGAACCGGGCTGTGCGCTGACAGCCTTAACCCTGGACTGTAGCGGATTGCGATCGCCCAGGCAAGTCAAAATTGCTACAGAACCCCGCTCCGTCTTGAAGCTTAACAGTAGTCCCCCCTCGTTCCCATGCTCCCGCCTGGGAATGCCCCGCCTAGGCTCCGCCTCCCCCTCTGCGGCAGAGCCGCACCAGCTTGATAACTCAGGCAGAGCCTGGGCACCAGACAGAGTCCCCCGCCGCCACCTCGTTCCCAGGCTCAGCCTGGGAATGCTCGCCGAGGCTCCGCCTCCTCTTGGCGGCAGAGCCGCCTCTAGCGCTACCCAGGCAGAGCCTGGGCACCAGATATCAGTTAGACCCCGGCGGGCACTCTTCACGAACAGCTACACAACACCCCCCTATGGGCCGTTCAAGATATCGCACCCTTGACAATTACCCGCATTTTCTGACCTGCACTGTGGTCAACTGGCTACCCGTATTCAGCCATCCTCAGCTGGCGCAGATTGTGTTAGATTCCCTCCGCTTTCTACAGGCTGAAGACCGCCTCACTCTGCATGGCTACGTCATCCTTGAAAATCATCTGCACCTGATTGCCTCAGGAGATCAGCTCGCAAAGGAAATTGGCAAGTTCAAATCATTCACCGCTCGATCAATCATCGACCGCTTGCATGAGCAGCCAAAAGCTAATCTGCTACAGCAATTGAAAGCAGCAAAGCTATCCCACAAAACTGGACAGCGCTATCAGCTTTGGCAGGAAGGCTCTCATCCGCAAGCCCTGACCTCGCCGGAAATAGCGCAACAAAAGCTTGAGTACATCCACAACAACCCAGTTGCCAGAGGTTATGTAGACGAACCGGGGCATTGGCGTTATTCCAGCTACCGCAACTATTCGGGACAGCAAGGGCTAATAGACATAAACCCCCTTGAGCTTTAATGAGGTATCCCCTCGTTCCCAGGCTCCGTCTGGAGATGCCGCCCCGAGGCTCCGCCTCCTCTTAGCGGCAGATCCGCACCGCTTGATACCCAGGCAGAGCCTGGACACCAGGAGTGCAAAGCAAGTACACCTCAGCACGAAGCAAGTACAGGCAATCGCAAACCAAGCACAGCCGATCGCGAAGCAAGTACGGGCAATGCTCTAGAGCGGCTTCGCCAACGCGAAGCAATCACAGGGGTGGTTATGCTTCAGCATCATCTGCACTTCATTCAGCAGCCCCCGCTGATATTGCTTCTGTAACAGAAACCCGCCCGCTCTCTCAACCGACAGACGCCGATCGGGGGAAGTAGGGAGGTCACTACCGGGGATTCGGAAACTATGCCGTTACAATAGTTTACGGGGGTGGTTTGGGCGATCGCCTCGGCTTTCCCAACTCTCAAATCCCCGGTTCTCCATCCTCTCTCTGAGCGCGCTATGGCATTAAACACCACCCAGGATTCGGCTCAGCACTTCGGCGGCTCCATAGATATTATTGACGCCGAGGCGATCGCGGTGACTGAGGAACTGGTAGAACCGCCGGAGGTGATGGTTCCCGCCCCGATCGCTGCTCCCCCGCGCACCCTGGCCACCAAAGCACAGGACCCGTTTGAAGCCTTTGGCTACGACCCAGGGGCGATCGCCGCCTACTATCGCCGTCGCCCGCTGCGCGTGTGGGCCAGGTTTATCGGCATTTTTCTGCCGCTAATTACCTTTTTTGCCCGGCTCTGGCTCGATCGCCGCGCTGGCCTGAGCGCCCAGAACGAAGCCCTGCGGGCGGTGCAGCTGCGGGAAATGCTGACCAACCTTGGCCCCGCCTATATCAAAATTGGTCAGGCCCTCTCCACCCGGCCCGACCTGGTGCCGCCGATTTTCCTCGAAGAACTGACCACCCTCCAGGACCAGATTCCGCCTTTCCCCAACGAAATTGCCTACCGCTTCATTGAAGAAGAACTGGGCGCGCCCCCCAGCCAGATCTACGCCGAGCTGTCGGTCAGCCCCATCGCTGCCGCCTCCCTGGGGCAGGTCTACAAGGGCAAACTGCACAGCGGCGAAGATGTGGCCATCAAGGTGCAGCGCCCCGGCCTGGCCCAGCGCATTGCCCTCGACCTCTACATCATTCGCGGCCTGGCCCGCTTTGCCACCAACCGCATCAACCAGATCCGCAGCGACCTGGTAGCGATTCTCGACGAGTTCGGTGAGCGCATCTTTGAAGAGATGGACTACACCCACGAGGGTGAAAACGCCCAGCGCTTTGCCCAGCTCTACGGCCACATTCCCGACATCTACGTACCCCACATCTACCCCCAATACACCGCCCGCCGGGTGCTGACCATGGAGTGGATCGAGGGCACCAAGCTGACCAACATTGACAAGCTCGATCGCCTCGGCATCGACGCCAGCCACCTGATCGAGGTGGGGGTGCAGTGCTCGCTGCGGCAGCTGCTGGAGCACGGTTTCTTCCACGCCGACCCCCACCCCGGCAACCTGCTGGCCATGGCCGACGGCCAGCTGGCCTACCTCGACTTCGGCATGATGAGTGAGGTCAAACCCTACCAGCGCTACGGCCTGATCGAGGCCGTGGTCCACATGGTCAACCGCGACTTTGAGGGGCTGGCCAACGACTACGTCAAGCTGGAGTTTCTTACCCCCGACACCGACCTGACGCCGATTATTCCGGCTCTGGCCAACGTGTTTAGCAACGCCCTGGGGGCCAGCGTGGCCGAGCTGAACTTCAAGAGCATCACCGACGAATTTTCGGCCCTGATGTACGAATACCCGTTTCGGGTGCCCGCCTACTACGCCCTGATCATCCGCTCCCTGGTAACCCTGGAGGGCATCGCCATCAACGTGGATCCGGATTTCAAGGTGCTGAGCAAGGCCTACCCCTACGTGGCCAAGCGGCTGCTCACCGACCCGTCGCCGGAGCTGCGCGCTTCCCTGCAAGACCTGCTGTTCAAAGACGGCAGCTTCCGGTGGAACCGGCTGGAGAACCTGTTGCGCAATGCCCGCAGCAGCGATGAGTACGATATGGACCGGCTGATCGATCAGACCCTGGAGTTTTTGTTCTCTGAGCGGGGGACGTTTCTGCGCGATCGCATCGTCAGCGAACTGGTCAACGGCCTCGATACCTTTGGCCAAACCACTGTCAAAAACCTCACCACCGCCGTACAGCGTCGCCTGGGCCTGAAGCAAGAGCCGGCGGTGGTGGCCCCGGCGGCCCCCAGCGACCTCGACCACCTGCGCCGCATTGTCGATATTCTCAAAGACACCCCCGGCTTCGATGCCGCCCAGGTGGCCACCCGCATCCCCACCCTGCTGCTGAAGCCTGAAACCCAGGCCATGGGGCAACAGGTGGTGACCGGATTGGCCCAGCGCGCCCTGGCCCGGATCATTCGCAACCTGCTGCTGGAGGGAGAACCCAGCGCCACTCCACCACGGCTTACCCCCTCTCGGGTTGGCAGCTAGGGCAGCGTGGGGTGATGAATATCTCAGGCATTCGTCACCTCCTTAGAGACCAGGGTCGATTTGCTCAGGTTACTGATCAGACAGATTGATCGGACAGGCCGTAGCGTATGGCTTTGCGCGGAAAATTCAGTGTGTTGAAATCTGAACCTTGGAGTAAGCTTACGGCAGGCTGAGGGCAATGGTGGCTGAAATCGCCCCACGGCGACAGATTCAGGTCGGTACCGAGAGCCCAGTACAGACGGCCAATATAGCAAGTTGGAAGGTTTGAGGAGTAACTCCATGAAAAGCGTAGGGCGTTGGATGGGGCATACGGCAGGGGCCGCCCTGCTGGCAGCAGCA from Leptolyngbya sp. KIOST-1 carries:
- a CDS encoding DUF4258 domain-containing protein translates to MKSLSDVQQQLISGNFEFTRHAFKRAIERNISEQEIREAGGKLEVIEDYPDDKYSPSFLLLGFTTGDRPLHIQTSRMESDITKIITLYEPDPEEWINYRIRRD
- a CDS encoding REP-associated tyrosine transposase, which gives rise to MGRSRYRTLDNYPHFLTCTVVNWLPVFSHPQLAQIVLDSLRFLQAEDRLTLHGYVILENHLHLIASGDQLAKEIGKFKSFTARSIIDRLHEQPKANLLQQLKAAKLSHKTGQRYQLWQEGSHPQALTSPEIAQQKLEYIHNNPVARGYVDEPGHWRYSSYRNYSGQQGLIDINPLEL
- a CDS encoding DUF4926 domain-containing protein translates to MALALFDSVATLQPIDVARLTLVEPVERAGEQLARGQVGTVVDVVDQDESKQYLVEFADLEGR
- a CDS encoding ABC1 kinase family protein — translated: MALNTTQDSAQHFGGSIDIIDAEAIAVTEELVEPPEVMVPAPIAAPPRTLATKAQDPFEAFGYDPGAIAAYYRRRPLRVWARFIGIFLPLITFFARLWLDRRAGLSAQNEALRAVQLREMLTNLGPAYIKIGQALSTRPDLVPPIFLEELTTLQDQIPPFPNEIAYRFIEEELGAPPSQIYAELSVSPIAAASLGQVYKGKLHSGEDVAIKVQRPGLAQRIALDLYIIRGLARFATNRINQIRSDLVAILDEFGERIFEEMDYTHEGENAQRFAQLYGHIPDIYVPHIYPQYTARRVLTMEWIEGTKLTNIDKLDRLGIDASHLIEVGVQCSLRQLLEHGFFHADPHPGNLLAMADGQLAYLDFGMMSEVKPYQRYGLIEAVVHMVNRDFEGLANDYVKLEFLTPDTDLTPIIPALANVFSNALGASVAELNFKSITDEFSALMYEYPFRVPAYYALIIRSLVTLEGIAINVDPDFKVLSKAYPYVAKRLLTDPSPELRASLQDLLFKDGSFRWNRLENLLRNARSSDEYDMDRLIDQTLEFLFSERGTFLRDRIVSELVNGLDTFGQTTVKNLTTAVQRRLGLKQEPAVVAPAAPSDLDHLRRIVDILKDTPGFDAAQVATRIPTLLLKPETQAMGQQVVTGLAQRALARIIRNLLLEGEPSATPPRLTPSRVGS
- a CDS encoding N-6 DNA methylase, whose translation is MSRLIVTQYQAEVAKIIQYGGSRKETSIRNAFERLLNDYCKPRNYMLIPELDYKTKFNTTVYPDGTVKDAIRLEHGWWESKDQYDVLDEEIEKKFGKGYPDENILFEDSQTAVLIQHGREQARVSMRDADGLDGLIATFIDYERPEVRDFRAAIKAFRDDIPYILEALRSIIAQQEDTNTAFRQQRDMFLELCRQSINPEIEAFDVHEMLIQHILTEDIFTNIFHESQFHRENNIAQGIAQIINTFFTGATRKNTLKSIEHYYAVIRRKSADIANHHEKQKFLKAVYENFYKAYNPKAADRLGIVYTPNEIVRFMIESADYLTHKHFGKLLSDPGVEILDPCTGTGTYVTELIEYLPPDKLEHKYKHEIHCNEVAILPYYIANLNIEFTYQQKMGKYEEFKNICLVDTLDHCSAEGHQFDLFAMSVQNTSRIQDQNDRTISVIIGNPPYNAHQDNFNQRNANRPYQGIDKAIKDSYIKEGTAQNQIVVYDMYTRFFRWATDRLGKNGIIAFITNRSFIDSKTFDGFRKCIERDFDHIYIVDTQSDVRNNPKISGTKNNVFGIQTGIAVMFLIKVQSGKG
- a CDS encoding type ISP restriction/modification enzyme → MKAKIYYFTLQDEQTKEEKLEWFEQTRLEQIPFEHVTPDRKHNWVNLTDNDFDDFLPLLDKDVKGGSSNKAIFVLFSRGLETTRDDWVYDLDKENLTGKTKYLSEKYNSSIEARKKDISIKWSSSLDSYFEAGVKSDYSQNFIRRSTYRPYFDIFHYAEKLFNHRLTKNHYEILGEDFKSENLVIGINIGNPNFASLATNTLLDQATLKFGNGSTQCLPLYRYDENGTRIDNITDWGLTQFQTHYNDPTITKLHIFHYTYAVLHHPAYRTKYELNLKREFPRLPYYPDFHQWATWGKALMDLHLTYETAEPFGLKRIDQSSPEVQNDAPLQTSLIPNDAPAKPKKTPKPKLKADKTNGHIILDTDTTLTGVPAVAWDYKLGNRSALEWILDQYKEKTPKDPTIRELFNTYRFADYKEHVIDLLQRVCTVSVETMHIIHQMPATVEHQGEA
- a CDS encoding YgiT-type zinc finger protein yields the protein MFKCHVCGSEESHQELVNEIFQINGSFYLVEQIPATVCDRCGEEIFSRETTERIRVMLHDEAKPVKSISVDVFAYQPESKAS
- a CDS encoding DUF2281 domain-containing protein, with translation MTVSVELLETLTQMPESLQQEVLHYARYLNEKYSRAHTTEQPKKRRSGILKGTFKLPLPKDFNAPMELLDDEQKAALEKKYGYGSLAGKITMSDDFDEPLEDLKDYM
- the recN gene encoding DNA repair protein RecN, with product MLTALHIENFALIDQLDLRLEAGLNVLTGETGAGKSIILDAIDAVLGGKANQRLVRSGSQKALVEATFDVPSDIHTWLAEQDLPPADGALVLRRELTLGKTLRSRSFLNGSPATRPQLEGLRQKLVEITAQGQTVLLGSGDRQREWLDGFGGAPLVAQRQRVATAYEAATQAKRKLDARRKADQQRRDQLELLQMHRHDLEQAQLDDPDELDKLAQEHDRLNHSVDLQQNSYQAYQILYESDSGSACSDLLGQAEAILIDMERYDSAITPMLALVSEALTQVEEAGRAINAYGASVEADPERLEEVEERMRQLKGLCRRFSRSLPELVAYRDEVIQSLAELSGEGQSIEALEAEVEKTQAALEDACSQLTTLRQDVAQQLETRLITELKPLAMERVQFEVELKPIAPTATGADGIRFLFSPNPGEPLQPLAETASGGEMSRFLLALKACFSQVDPVGTLVFDEIDVGVSGRVAQAIAEKLHQLGRQHQVLCVTHQPMVAALADAHFRVGKHVVEAAGAKGAKTDEAERTVVRVLPLSPSDRREELAQLAGGESHQQSLSFAEALLSQADSIRARA
- a CDS encoding type II toxin-antitoxin system VapC family toxin, which translates into the protein MAFLLDTHVVLWYASKNPSLSPRAKAIVDAKSDLFFSVASLWEIVVKVNVGKLQLDYSFESLLERIAVLQAEIIPIEIESLKQYLDLPLTKDHRDPFDRILVAQAIDYSLDIVSRDEKFDLYPVRRVWHE